In the genome of Candidatus Nanopelagicales bacterium, one region contains:
- a CDS encoding VWA domain-containing protein, translating into MTDLAAVAAAFGQLLHAAGVPVTPERSARFAEAVALVEPTRVDQLYWAGRVTLLSAHGQVETYDRVFQQVFQGFADVADFRGDSAAPPPPSSRPKGPREPGDPRRGGESPTGPRGTSATPGEGVDGDPADEDSSVLAAMSTEERLSQQDFATCTPEELALITALVEQLPLVPPRRAARRTRRHPAGRRLDVRATLRRSHRTGGDPVAQIRRRRRDRPRRVVLIADVSGSMEPYARVYLHLMRGAVRALHAEAFVFATRLTRLTRLLAHGAPDVAYRAVARAAPDWAGGTRIGRALTSFLDEHGRRGVARGAVVVIVSDGWETDDPALLGEAMRRLARLAHHIVWVNPRRASASYQPLVGGMATALPYVDTFVSGHSVRAIDEVLEAIRNATVRPEVHGPARV; encoded by the coding sequence ATGACCGACCTCGCCGCGGTGGCGGCCGCGTTCGGGCAGCTGCTGCACGCCGCCGGCGTCCCGGTGACCCCGGAGCGGTCGGCCCGCTTCGCGGAGGCGGTCGCGCTGGTCGAGCCGACCCGGGTCGACCAGCTCTACTGGGCGGGCCGCGTCACGCTGCTCAGCGCGCACGGGCAGGTGGAGACCTACGACCGAGTCTTCCAGCAGGTGTTCCAGGGCTTCGCCGACGTCGCCGACTTCCGCGGCGACTCGGCTGCACCACCGCCCCCGTCGAGCCGGCCGAAGGGTCCGCGCGAGCCGGGGGACCCGCGTCGCGGCGGGGAGTCGCCGACCGGGCCGCGCGGCACCAGCGCCACCCCCGGGGAGGGGGTGGACGGAGATCCGGCGGACGAGGACTCGTCCGTGCTCGCGGCCATGAGCACCGAGGAACGCCTGTCCCAGCAGGACTTCGCCACCTGCACGCCGGAGGAGCTCGCGCTCATCACGGCGCTGGTGGAGCAGCTGCCGCTGGTGCCCCCGCGCCGGGCCGCGCGACGCACCCGTCGGCATCCGGCGGGCCGGCGGCTGGACGTGCGAGCGACGCTGCGCAGGTCTCACCGCACCGGAGGGGACCCGGTCGCGCAGATCCGTCGCCGCCGCCGCGACCGGCCGCGGCGCGTCGTCCTCATCGCCGACGTCTCCGGGTCGATGGAGCCCTACGCCCGGGTCTACCTGCACCTGATGCGCGGGGCGGTGCGGGCCCTGCACGCCGAGGCGTTCGTGTTCGCCACCCGGCTGACCCGGCTCACCCGGCTGCTGGCGCACGGCGCGCCGGACGTGGCCTACCGCGCCGTCGCCCGGGCCGCACCGGACTGGGCCGGCGGCACCCGGATCGGCCGGGCGCTGACCTCGTTCCTGGACGAGCACGGCCGGCGGGGAGTGGCCCGCGGCGCCGTCGTCGTGATCGTGTCCGACGGCTGGGAGACCGACGACCCCGCGCTGCTCGGCGAGGCCATGCGCAGGCTGGCCCGGCTCGCCCACCACATCGTGTGGGTCAACCCGCGCCGCGCATCGGCGTCGTACCAGCCGCTCGTCGGGGGGATGGCCACCGCGCTGCCGTACGTCGACACGTTCGTCAGCGGGCACTCCGTCCGCGCGATCGACGAGGTGCTCGAGGCGATCCGCAACGCCACGGTGCGTCCCGAGGTGCACGGGCCCGCGCGGGTCTGA
- a CDS encoding (2Fe-2S)-binding protein, producing MARITVTVDGIQHEAEVEPRRLLVHWLREDLGLVGTPVGCDTSNCGSCTVLIDGQSAKSCSVLAVQADGCEVTTIQGLANGEWHPVQQAFKECHGLQCGYCTPGMVMAAVDLLSHNPEPTEAEIREGLEGNLCRCTGYHNIVKSVAYAAETMKGGAR from the coding sequence ATGGCACGGATCACCGTCACCGTCGACGGCATCCAGCACGAGGCGGAGGTCGAACCCCGCAGACTGCTGGTCCACTGGCTGCGCGAGGACCTCGGCCTCGTCGGCACGCCGGTCGGTTGCGACACCTCGAACTGCGGATCGTGCACCGTCCTCATCGACGGGCAGAGCGCCAAGTCCTGCAGCGTCCTGGCCGTCCAGGCCGACGGCTGCGAGGTCACGACCATCCAGGGCCTCGCCAACGGCGAGTGGCACCCGGTCCAGCAGGCCTTCAAGGAGTGCCACGGGCTGCAGTGCGGCTACTGCACCCCGGGCATGGTGATGGCCGCGGTCGACCTGCTGTCCCACAATCCGGAACCCACCGAGGCCGAGATCCGCGAAGGCCTCGAGGGCAACCTGTGCCGCTGCACGGGCTACCACAACATCGTGAAGTCCGTCGCGTACGCCGCCGAGACGATGAAGGGCGGTGCCCGGTGA